CGCATCATGTTGAAATGGTGCGTGTAGAGTTGATCGCTTTCGACAGCCATCTGCAATTCGCTCAACATGGCGACATGGTGAAAAAACGGGGTCTCATCGGTGCCGCGCAGGGTGTGCAGCTCAACACCCTGGGGCCGGTGATAGAAGTAGGCCTTGTGCTTGACCTTCTTCATCTCGTTCCACATGACGTTGAAGAAGAGGCTGTGATGGGTCGAGACCACCGCTTTCGCCCGGTCCTTCCCGGATTTCAGCAGTTTGGCCAGGTCGCTGGCGACAGCAATCGCGTTGTTATCGTCGAGGGATGAGATCGGGTCATCGACATAGATGTGCTTCACCCACTTGTATGCCTCGTGGTTGTCGAGGACGAGCTGGCAGATCGCCAGGAAGACGCACCAAATGAAGATGTTCTGCTCACCGCGCGAGACTTTGATGTTCTCGGTCGCATCGCGGTAGAAGATCACGCGCCAGTTTTCATAGTCAATCCGAAAGTTGAAGCTGGCATAGCGTTCGAGGAAGCTGAAAATCCGCTCTTCCAAATCAAGCGACTGGAAATCCTCGAAGAAGGCAGAAGCGCTGTTGATGTTCAGATAGCGGTTTTCGTCGCCGTCCAGATCGTTGTGCCAGACAAACAGGTCTTCGGTAAAGGCGTTGAAGTAGAGCGTGTCGCGCTCGCCCTTTTTCTTGGCAACATCCTTGAAGGCCATCGACAGCCGCGTCTTGCCGGTCCCGTTATAGGCAAAGAGCAGGACAAAGCCGTGATCGTTCAGATCGTCCCGAATTCGGGTGACGAGCTTGTTGATGGATTTATACTCGTAGAGCTTGGGCTTGTTGGTCATCCGTCCACCTCATCGAGGACGGGAAAGAGCTGTTGAAGAAGGCCCTGCTTGTGCTTTTTCAGGCCGTCAACAATGCTTCCCTGTGACGATATCAATAAAGCTACGGATGAAAGGCATCTTGAGATAGCCTTCTGCTCTTCAGGCTGAGGCAGATACAGTTTCATGCCCAGAATATCACTCCGCGACAAACCCGGAATCAGATTGCCGGACGCCATGGCTACAAATTCAGATCGCCGATTTTGCAAGAACTGGAAGAGAAACGGCGTTTCACATGCGTGAGTACGAACCGCCATCAGCTGTCGACCCAGAGAAACCTCACGCAATGCAAGGTCCCAGAGTTCACCGACGCCACTGCCCTTTACGGTGACTAAGATATCACCAGCATTAGCCACGTTTGCTGTATTGTCGGTCCACTTGGTCACCTGCTCAACATTATGCGTGAAGTCTGAAGGCCCTGTAAAATATGGCACGGCACCAGATTCTGAATAGTCAGCGGGCGACAGGTGCAAACCCGAAATCAAGTCTATCACCGCCTCAAGAGTTGTTTCACTCCAAAGCCCGTGCCCCGAAAACTCTGGGAACCGAAGCGTCGGCAGGCTTTCCCCCTCGGCAGGAAAAAGCTGCTGCATCAGCCCTTGCTTGTGGTCCTTGAGCGCGTCGAGCTTTTCGATCTCTGCTTCGATCAGGGCATCAACCGAGGCCAGGCATTCAGCGATCCGCTCTTGTTCAAACCGACCCGGCAACGGGGCGCGCCAGGAACATAGCGCCTTAAAATATAGCCGCGTACGCGTGCCACCCTTGCGTTGTCCTGCGGCAAACTGCTTGAATGGACGGCTTTCGTTCAAGAGGTATCTGAGGAAGATCGGGTCTACGCCGTCCGTCTTGAAAACAGGATACTCCTTGCTGACTGCGACCGGCTGCCCAGTGTTGTTGATATTGAATTTGAACGTCGTGTCATCGCTCATATGGCGGTAGACAAAGTAACCGTCTGGAACGACGCCATACTCTCCCTCGTTCAACCGGTTGTGCCCGCCATAATACTCATCTTGCGGTAAAAGCCCTTCGCGCGAGGAGCTGTAGATCCTCAAATCGGTGTCAGCAGGAACCCGCTCCGAATGCTGAACTAAGTACGGGCGAAGCTCTTTGCGGTCCCATTTGCCGTTGAAGCCTGGGAAATGCCGTGGCGAGCGGATGAGTTTTTCGGCCCGAGCGGTTGTGTTTTCACGTTCGCTCATTGTTCATATGCTCCCAGACCGGCGATTTCGCGCCCGTTGGCACGCTTCTGTAACAGCGGGATCAGTTCCTCCATCAATGCCAGCTCTTTCGTTGTCCGCGCTTTCCAGCCGAGATCAAGCGGGGCCAGAAGTTCGCTCAACGCTTCACCGTCAAAGATCATCCGCCGCAGAATGGCATCAACAAACGCTTGCAAGGCCGCGACATCCATCTCGTGCTTTTCCGCGATGTCAGACAGCGCCTTAGCGTTCTTCGCGGCCCTGAATTGCTCGAAACCTTCGCGGATCGCCTTCTCGTTCAGCCCCTCGCCCACGACCAGCGAGTCGATGTATGCGGCGATCTCCTCGCGATCATTGAGGAACTTGGCATCTGACTGGATCAACCCGATCAGCTGCGCGCGTGTCATCTTCTGCTTGCCCGGCTGCTGCTGCGAATAGTCAGCGATCAGACCCATGATGTAGTCATAGTCGATCACCGCCGAGGCGAAGAGCACGAACTCGAAATCGAGCTGATCAACATCCGCTGGAGTCTTGTCCGGCCCTTTATCCTGCTGCCCCTTTAGTCGCTGCGCAGTGTCCAGATAGACACCTCGGAAGCCTTGAAGCTGTTCCTTGGGCATGACCTCGTCAATTGTGGCTTTGTCCTCAGGCGACAGGTCGGTATATTGGTCGATCTGGGTGTTTAGCCGCTGGACCTCTTTGAAGAGGTTGATGAACTGGCTCCGCGCCGCATCGCCTTTGAGATTTGCAACCTCCTCCGGTGCGCAGGTCATGCCCTGCGACTGCATGAAGTCATCGAGGGTCTTCACCGCTGTCTTCAGCTTGTCGATGGCAACCGGCGCAGTGTCGGCCAGCCAGATTTCCTTGGGTGGCTTGCTGGATTCGCCAGAAAAAAGCGTGATCGCATCATTGACCGCAGCTTGTTGCTGACGAAAGTCGAGGATGTTGCCGTAGGGCTTTGTATCGTTCAGCACGCGATTGGTTCGCGAAAACGCCTGGATCAACCCGTGATTTTTAAGGTTCTTATCGACGTAAAGGGTGTTCAGGTACTTTGAGTCAAAACCCGTGAGCAGCATATCGACGACGATGGTGATGTCGATCTTATGCTTGTGGGGAAGGTCCTGGTTCGGGAACTGCTGGTCTTTGATCCGCTTCTGAACGTCCTGATAATACAGGTCGAATTCATTGATGTTGTGATTGGCCCCGAATTGATCGTTGTAATCCGCGATGATGCCTTTCAACGCGTCCTTCTTCTTGTTCGGCTCGACTGCGTTATCCGCCTTTTCCTGAGGCAAGTCTTCTTGCAGCTGCTTGACGTCCTTGCTGCCCTCGGCAGGAGGCGAGAACACTGCGGCGACGTTCAGCGGCACGAAGTCGGGATCAGTGGCTAGGCGTTCCGCTTGGATGGTCTTGAACAATCCATTGTACTCTATGGCGTCATTGATCGACGCCGTCGCCAGCACCGCATTGAAGCGGCGGTTTGCCGTTACTGCGTCGTGCTTTTCAAGGATCGCTTCCACGACCTTGCGCTTTTGCACAGTGTCACCGGCTGCCTTCGCTCCTTTCCCATCAGGTTTGAAGTAGTCCACGTGGAAGCGAAGGACGTTCCGATCTTCAATGGCGTGTGTGATCGTGTAGGCGTGCAGTTGCTGCTGAAAAATATCTTCGGTCGTGACATACGAGGCCTGCTCGCCATCAATCTGCTGATACGATGCGTTCTGCTCGAAAATCGGCGTCCCGGTGAAACCAAAGAGTTGAGCATTGGGAAAGAACTCTTTGATCGCGCGATGATTTTCGCCGAATTGAGAGCGATGGCACTCATCGAAAATGAACACAACGCGCTTATTGCTCAGCGGTGCGAGACGCTCTTTGTAGTTCTTCTTGTTCGTGCCATCCAGAGCCAGGCCCAGCTTCTGGATCGTTGTAACGATCACTTTGTCTGCGATGTCGTCGGAGAGCAGCCGACGGACAAGAGTCTCTGTGTTGGTGTTTTCCTCAACGCAGCCTTCTTGGAAGCGATTGAACTCTTCCCGGGTTTGCCGGTCGAGGTCTTTTCGGTCCACTACGAACAGGCACTTCTCAATATCGGGATTGTCCTTCAGAAGCGTCGAGGCCTTGAACGACGTCAGGGTCTTGCCGCTGCCAGTTGTATGCCAGATGTACCCGTTTCCGCAGTTCTGCAGGATGCAATCGACAATCGCCTTAACCGCGTAGATTTGGTACGGGCGCATCATTAGAAGCTTTTGCTCACTCGCGACCAACACCATGTAACGGCTGATCATCTGCCCCAGAGTACATTTCGACAGAAATTTCGAGGCAAATTGATCGAGGTGCGTGATCTTCCTATTGTCTTCGCTGGCATATTGATAAAGCGGCAAAAACCGCTCATCCGCGTCGAAGCTGAAGTGGCGACCGTTGTTGTTCGCAAAATACCAAGTGTCATTTCGGTTGCTGACGACAAAAAGCTGTAAAAAGCACAGTAAAGTCTTGCCGTAGCCGTTCCCTGGATCGTTCTTGTAATCGACGATCTGCTGCATCGCACGACGCGGACTTATCGTAAGAGTTTTCAATTCAATTTGCACCACTGGAACGCCGTTGATCAAAAGGATCGCGTCATACCGATGATGGCTGTTCTCGGTGTTTATTCGGAGCTGGTTGATAACCTCAAAGTGGTTTTTGCACCAGTCCTTGGTATTGACCAAAGTGTAATCCAAGGGCGTGCCGTCTTCGCGCTCCAGAGTGTTTTTCTCTCGTAACATTCGCGCGGCTGCGAAGACGTCGGGCGTAACAATCTCCTCCAGGAGCCGCCCAAACTCATTATCCGTCAGCTTAACCCGATTGAGTTTCTCAAAATGGCCACGAAAATTGCTTTTCAGTGCGTCCAGGTCACGGATTTCGCCCCTATACTCGTACTTGAGCTCCTGCAATTTATGGAGCAAATCCAACTCAATCTCGTTTTCGTTCATTAGATCACCGCCTCGGCTCAACTTTTAAAGGTGCGTCATGCCACTGCCAGGCAACTAGCATCTGCTTCTTTGGGTTGCAGCAGTTGTCGCACCTAAAATCCGCCAGTCAAGCGCGAGAAATCGTCTGCTTGCTGACATTGAAGAGTCGGGCAATCTCGGACAGTGATCGCTTCTCCTCGTCACGCATCCTTTTCACTGCTTCCTTCTGTTCCGCGCTTAGGGCTGGTCGCCGTCCACCTATGCGGCCGCGCTTACGGGCGGCGGCTAGACCTTCCTTGGTGCGTTCGACAATCCGCTCACGCTCAAACTCTGCAATCGATCCAAACACATGGAATACCAGGCGACCTGCTGGAGTAGTCGTGTCGATGTCTTCTCCGAGACTCCGGAAGCCCGCGCCCTTCTCTCGGATTTGGTCCACGATCTCAATCAAGTCACGCAGTGACCTAGCAAGACGATCATACTTGGTGACAATAACCACGTCTTCCGGCCTTAGCTGTTCAAGCAATTTGCCGAGCTCTACCCTTTCCCTACTCTTTCCCGTTTTCTTCTCCTGGAAAACTTTTTCCGCGCCAGCTTCATGCAGTGCGTCAAGTTGCGCATCAAGCAGCTGCTCGCCGGTGGAAACTCGTGCATAGCCAAAAATCATGCCCTCAGTGTACCAAAAACGGTTCCAAAACTCGAATGTTTTGGAACGGGTTTGTGGAACAAATTGCCCCTTCCAGTTCGGAAGGCGTCCTTGTTGTTCCATAAACGACCCTTTTTGGCTATCCGGCATCCGGATTACACACCTTGAAGTGGCGCAGGCAATCACGAGCCTTTATGCCCAGTTCGTCGCTCAAGGGCGTAACAGCGTGGGATAGCTTGCGAGCAAGAATTCTCACGCACCGCACTTGTAAGTTCAACAAAATTCATCATCTAAACTGGTATGGGCCCGAACGCCGCATCAAACAGGAGAGAAGGGGCCAAGTGATCATGATGCCGGAACAATGATCAATCTATGGAAAGGCGACGGCATCGTGTGTGGCGCGGATCAGTAATGGGCGCTGACCGGTGTGAAGGACACAGAGGGTAGTTCTAACCTCATCACTAAAGCTGGACATGACCTGCCGAGAGGTAAGCCATGTTTGAAATAAATTCTGGTTCGGAGCCTCCGGCACTCATGCAGGAGGCAGCCAATGTCCGAGCTAGCACCACTAACGGACCTGTTCGAAATGATTGCAGCACTCGCAGCACTCGGTGTTACGGGGGTGCTGTATCTTGAAACCCGCAGAATGCGGGATGAGATGCAGGCCATGCGCGACGAAATGCGTAGCTTGAAAGATCAAGTTAAGACCGAGAAAGACCTTTGAAGGCGTCAGGGGGCGGAACCATTCCGCCCCTTCGAGATGCGAAGCCAAGGTTGCCGTTCGCGCAATCCTGGGCGGAGCATTTC
This DNA window, taken from Roseovarius sp. S88, encodes the following:
- a CDS encoding AAA family ATPase is translated as MTNKPKLYEYKSINKLVTRIRDDLNDHGFVLLFAYNGTGKTRLSMAFKDVAKKKGERDTLYFNAFTEDLFVWHNDLDGDENRYLNINSASAFFEDFQSLDLEERIFSFLERYASFNFRIDYENWRVIFYRDATENIKVSRGEQNIFIWCVFLAICQLVLDNHEAYKWVKHIYVDDPISSLDDNNAIAVASDLAKLLKSGKDRAKAVVSTHHSLFFNVMWNEMKKVKHKAYFYHRPQGVELHTLRGTDETPFFHHVAMLSELQMAVESDQLYTHHFNMMRSILEKTATFFGYKDFSACIHGIDDEALYARALNLLSHGKYSIYEPREMVGDNKDLFKDIFKAFLERYRFELPEIIKQKEPTQ
- a CDS encoding restriction endonuclease subunit S, with the protein product MSERENTTARAEKLIRSPRHFPGFNGKWDRKELRPYLVQHSERVPADTDLRIYSSSREGLLPQDEYYGGHNRLNEGEYGVVPDGYFVYRHMSDDTTFKFNINNTGQPVAVSKEYPVFKTDGVDPIFLRYLLNESRPFKQFAAGQRKGGTRTRLYFKALCSWRAPLPGRFEQERIAECLASVDALIEAEIEKLDALKDHKQGLMQQLFPAEGESLPTLRFPEFSGHGLWSETTLEAVIDLISGLHLSPADYSESGAVPYFTGPSDFTHNVEQVTKWTDNTANVANAGDILVTVKGSGVGELWDLALREVSLGRQLMAVRTHACETPFLFQFLQNRRSEFVAMASGNLIPGLSRSDILGMKLYLPQPEEQKAISRCLSSVALLISSQGSIVDGLKKHKQGLLQQLFPVLDEVDG
- a CDS encoding type I restriction endonuclease subunit R, giving the protein MNENEIELDLLHKLQELKYEYRGEIRDLDALKSNFRGHFEKLNRVKLTDNEFGRLLEEIVTPDVFAAARMLREKNTLEREDGTPLDYTLVNTKDWCKNHFEVINQLRINTENSHHRYDAILLINGVPVVQIELKTLTISPRRAMQQIVDYKNDPGNGYGKTLLCFLQLFVVSNRNDTWYFANNNGRHFSFDADERFLPLYQYASEDNRKITHLDQFASKFLSKCTLGQMISRYMVLVASEQKLLMMRPYQIYAVKAIVDCILQNCGNGYIWHTTGSGKTLTSFKASTLLKDNPDIEKCLFVVDRKDLDRQTREEFNRFQEGCVEENTNTETLVRRLLSDDIADKVIVTTIQKLGLALDGTNKKNYKERLAPLSNKRVVFIFDECHRSQFGENHRAIKEFFPNAQLFGFTGTPIFEQNASYQQIDGEQASYVTTEDIFQQQLHAYTITHAIEDRNVLRFHVDYFKPDGKGAKAAGDTVQKRKVVEAILEKHDAVTANRRFNAVLATASINDAIEYNGLFKTIQAERLATDPDFVPLNVAAVFSPPAEGSKDVKQLQEDLPQEKADNAVEPNKKKDALKGIIADYNDQFGANHNINEFDLYYQDVQKRIKDQQFPNQDLPHKHKIDITIVVDMLLTGFDSKYLNTLYVDKNLKNHGLIQAFSRTNRVLNDTKPYGNILDFRQQQAAVNDAITLFSGESSKPPKEIWLADTAPVAIDKLKTAVKTLDDFMQSQGMTCAPEEVANLKGDAARSQFINLFKEVQRLNTQIDQYTDLSPEDKATIDEVMPKEQLQGFRGVYLDTAQRLKGQQDKGPDKTPADVDQLDFEFVLFASAVIDYDYIMGLIADYSQQQPGKQKMTRAQLIGLIQSDAKFLNDREEIAAYIDSLVVGEGLNEKAIREGFEQFRAAKNAKALSDIAEKHEMDVAALQAFVDAILRRMIFDGEALSELLAPLDLGWKARTTKELALMEELIPLLQKRANGREIAGLGAYEQ
- a CDS encoding recombinase family protein, with the translated sequence MIFGYARVSTGEQLLDAQLDALHEAGAEKVFQEKKTGKSRERVELGKLLEQLRPEDVVIVTKYDRLARSLRDLIEIVDQIREKGAGFRSLGEDIDTTTPAGRLVFHVFGSIAEFERERIVERTKEGLAAARKRGRIGGRRPALSAEQKEAVKRMRDEEKRSLSEIARLFNVSKQTISRA